One window of Doryrhamphus excisus isolate RoL2022-K1 chromosome 13, RoL_Dexc_1.0, whole genome shotgun sequence genomic DNA carries:
- the LOC131140001 gene encoding HEAT repeat-containing protein 5A-like isoform X2, with the protein MESIHALLLDEDACSLLNEHQQATFIFDWLTRLKKLLPSSDRAVIKQNQRRLVDQLSGVLIGSPGPPTRGLLAHCLALIFCLGDPVPSSLLVERCNDIVRFKDDSPSGLPNRLAAVACLGAMFEQLGRMLGGLFKDTLAHLLKAMKNAESQGRCEIMASLEKMLRGLGVSAASGHRDVYKAARTCLTDRSMAVRCAAAKCLLELQREATFLWTSEMENVTTLCFRAFEGSDHDVRVSVAKLLGTLLAAALDPRNDSAASRQSGRGRSALEEVMDLLSGGFVRGGAGFLRVSGDMLKGISSVSKEVRIGVTQACVVFVSALGGPWLEANFSSFLSLLMALVSNVRATPTPGDAIMMRRCVSFILRSTVGSLLGERAQSNVARHLCLAVAAQKQAFEAAWTDGKPENKVCSDITSSQHALICCLHELGALMQGLRSTIAPLLSDSSTAFLDSVVPVLLHPISSVRLAAAWCLRCVAMAMPSQCSLLLNRCTERLAALKSSPEAVAGYGAAVAALVAAVQHCPLGIPHAKGKVVLDLAEDLLRSASQNSRISLQRTQAGWLLVSSLSTLGPDVVDQHLPRLVLLWRCVFPASLREQEMELRRGDYFTWKVTLEGRAGALCAMKMLLLHCKELAADDVIGRLLTPITCAVGLLPKLPALIGSYGACVGVWTLVYRLRVYELLAMLPPHIYQESFGLVMNQLVSDLLVQENLNQPCPELTFLHTLCHRDDMLLLGPTFQESEHRFLEDQLHVAAGSLENDPFAVCEGSEEAPAPLLPATALTGAAIHLFGLLFPHIISAQRVKILEQFVETLKQLKGQRQKTVQTHVCAAICSLLKHPGTTQGLLGSEEARLPVVSLLMAALESSSPLLRCVAAEGLARLVQVVGDAGFTVSVSLLCLDRLKTARDSASRSGCSLALGALHRYVGGISSPQHLSTCLGVLFTLSQDGTSPEVQTWSLHSLALVVDLSRGLYHAHANPSFALVLRLLLLAPPTHPEVHCSLGRCLHALITCLGPDLQGEGPAVTALRSSCMVACGAMRATPHCLVQASAISCLQQLHMFCPQHVHLASLVPALCANLCSSHLCLRRAVVACLRQLVQRGAREVCELAVAQFKELQRREHTQMDVTIKEVGLEGALVSLLDQESDPGLRSDIQETLVHMIASSATSGMLRHWLKLCKDVLSASTDRGATLEAGQEDDDPVQDDDSSVFRARAESAGPFKALRWSTRCFAMECVCRIIAQCQKDDPAHFDLALAQDGCLNTSTDFLVLHLGDLVRMAFMAATDHSDQLRLAGLHTLLVIIRQFSAIAEPEFPGHAILEQYQANVGAALRPTFSADAPPDVTAKACQVCSAWIASGVVSDHRDLRRVHELLASSLAKVQTGRDLCSQLYNEAAVTMETLAVLKAWAQVYIVAVQRSSQESDPDRTGGPVLDCTESESGGTSLLALVHADLSKLSRLWLAALQDCSTLLLPQEQTSQVPDPGGSFYTAETANQTVTHFSSSWAPILHATSLWLHGTGFVVSDDAPANLSRPVTPTSMGRSGSVCGAKSPEDINVERLHLILGLSVHFLCSPHSEEQMENITSCLQALQALLDVPWTRAKIASDQVLSVELLSVLHRLMVTREAASIQALMLDLLSQIVTSTQEHIREKRHSAEVDDGASEKETLPEFGEGRDTGGLIPGRSLVFGALEICLCVLVRKLPKLSPKLSGTRPTGPGGTLWGLNNSDCHLVASALCVLSQLPSICSPQGSVSILPTILYLLLGVLRESALQPSTRTEPHTCPLPENLEVGSKGGAAKGPGGVIHAVLQALKVVLTSSMSRQEKSGGAWEMMLRSALGTLLDLWDAGPIGVDPVILLTALTVFLVSAGPNVCLVQPLHTLSLQRFSTSMDAKDPREATRCFQLLALLFRAHQEVSVPYIRALGPPLLRFLQKVERCRPQCPEDLQVVLEGVRAMEVLVQAAAESQRSSLVAILFPLLISFLLDENALSSAPAASRSLHEAALKDLMRLGPQHLDVFRSLITTCPHFKSRLEAALKGTQESAVNAKGSSANSTSRRAAKSSPSITLKTNFL; encoded by the exons aTGGAAAGCATACACGCTCTCCTGTTGGATGAGGATGCCTGCAGTCTCCTAAATGAACATCAGCAAGCAACGTTCATCTTTGATTGGCTCACCCGCCTAAAGAAGCTCCTCCCATCCAGCGACAGG GCTGTCATCAAGCAGAACCAGCGGCGGCTAGTAGACCAGCTCTCAGGTGTTCTGATCGGCTCCCCCGGTCCGCCCACTCGAGGGCTGCTGGCCCACTGCCTGGCCCTGATATTTTGCCTCGGAGACCCCGTCCCTTCAAGTCTGCTGGTGGAGAGGTGTAATGACATTGTCCGCTTCAAAGACGACTCGCCGTCGGGCCTCCCCAACCGACT GGCGGCCGTGGCATGTCTGGGTGCCATGTTCGAGCAGCTGGGGCGGATGCTCGGTGGTCTCTTCAAGGACACGCTGGCCCACCTATTGAAAGCCATGAAGAATGCTGAG TCTCAGGGTCGTTGCGAGATCATGGCGAGCCTCGAGAAGATGCTCCGAGGTTTGGGGGTCAGTGCTGCGTCAGGTCACCGGGATGTCTACAAGGCGGCCAGGACCTGTTTGACGGACCGCTCCATGGCGGTACGCTGCGCCGCCGCCAAG TGTTTGCTCGAACTGCAGCGGGAGGCAACGTTCCTGTGGACCAGCGAAATGGAAAATGTGACCACACTGTGCTTCAGGGCCTTTGAAGGCTCTGACCATGACGTACGCGTGTCTGTGGCCAAACTGCTCGGAACTCTTCTGGCGGCAGCGTTGGATCCCAGGAATGACAGCG CTGCCTCCAGACAGAGTGGGCGGGGTCGCAGTGCCCTGGAGGAGGTGATGGACCTGTTGTCAGGGGGGTTTGTTAGGGGCGGAGCCGGCTTCCTGCGGGTCAGCGGCGATATGTTAAAGGGGATCAGCTCTGTGAGCAAGGAAGTGCGCATCGGCGTCACCCAG GCATGTGTGGTCTTTGTGTCCGCACTTGGCGGGCCCTGGCTGGAGGCTAACTTCTCATCATTCCTATCACTGCTCATGGCGCTGGTGTCCAACGTCAGGGCCACACCAACGCCAGGCGACGCCATCATGATGCGCCGCTGCGTCTCCTTCATCCTCAGGAGCACCGTGGGCTCCCTCCTTGGCGAGAGGGCTCAGAGCAATGTCGCCAGACACCTCTGCTTGGCCGTGGCGGCACAGAAACAAGCTTTTG aagcAGCGTGGACTGATGGGAAGCCGGAGAACAAAGTTTGTTCCGACATCACTTCCAGTCAGCACGCGTTGATCTGCTGCCTTCACGAACTGGGAGCTCTGATGCAAGGATTGCGCTCCACCATCGCCCCCCTCTTGAGTGACAGCAGCACAG CCTTCCTGGACTCCGTGGTGCCCGTTCTCCTTCACCCAATCTCTTCGGTCCGACTGGCTGCTGCCTGGTGCCTGCGTTGTGTCGCCATGGCGATGCCATCCCAGTGCTCCTTGCTGCTGAATCGCTGCACGGAGCGACTGGCAGCCTTGAAGTCTTCCCCCGAGGCCGTGGCTGGCTATGGAGCTGCAGTCGCCGCCCTGGTGGCTGCAGTGCAGCACTGCCCCCTGGGAATACCGCACGCCAAGGGCAAG GTGGTTCTGGATCTCGCCGAGGACTTGCTGCGTTCCGCCTCTCAGAACAGTCGTATCTCTCTGCAGAGGACGCAAGCTGGCTGGTTGCTCGTCTCCTCTCTCTCCACTCTGG GTCCAGACGTTGTGGATCAGCACCTCCCACGCCTCGTTCTCCTTTGGCGCTGCGTGTTTCCCGCGTCCCTCAGAGAGCAGGAGATGGAGCTGAGGCGCGGGGACTACTTTACGTGGAAGGTTACACTGGAGGGTCGAGCCGGGGCGCTCTGTG CAATGaagatgctgctgctgcactgCAAGGAGCTCGCCGCCGACGATGTCATCGGTCGTCTCCTCACGCCAATCACATGTGCTGTTGGCCTCCTCCCCAA ACTTCCTGCTCTTATCGGATCGTACGGCGCTTGCGTTGGCGTCTGGACGCTCGTCTACCGGCTGCGAGTGTACGAGCTGCTCGCCATGCTGCCACCGCACATCTACCAAG aGAGTTTTGGTTTGGTGATGAACCAGCTGGTGTCTGACCTTCTGGTGCAGGAGAACCTCAACCAGCCCTGCCCTGAGCTCACCTTCTTGCACACCCTTTGTCACCGTGACGACATGCTGCTGCTCGGCCCCACCTTCCAAGAAAGCGAGCACAGATTCCTTGAGGATCAG CTGCATGTCGCAGCAGGCTCGCTGGAAAACGACCCCTTTGCTGTCTGCGAGGGAAGCGAGGAAGCCCCCGCTCCTCTTCTCCCCGCCACCGCCCTGACTGGTGCCGCCATACACCTCTTCGGACTCCTTTTCCCGCACATCATCTCGGCTCAGAG AGTGAAGATTCTAGAACAGTTTGTAGAGACCCTGAAACAGCTGAAGGGTCAACGCCAGAAGACTGTCCAGACGCACGTGTGTGCCGCCATCTGTAGTCTACTCAAG CACCCGGGTACCACCCAAGGCCTTCTGGGGTCAGAGGAGGCTCGTCTCCCGGTAGTGTCTCTCCTGATGGCGGCGCTGGAAAGCTCCAGTCCTCTTCTACGCTGCGTGGCAGCTGAGGGCCTTGCTCGTCTTGTGCAGGTCGTAGGAGATGCAGGCTTCACCGTGTCTGTGTCACTGCTCTGCTTGGACAG GCTAAAGACTGCTCGGGATAGCGCTTCTCGCAGTGGCTGCTCTCTGGCACTGGGGGCGCTGCACCGCTACGTTGGAGGCATCAGCTCGCCACAACATCTCTCCACTTGTCTCGGAGTGCTCTTCACGCTGAGTCAGGACGGCACGTCACCCGAGGTTCAG ACATGGTCACTCCACAGTCTTGCCCTGGTGGTGGACCTATCCCGTGGGCTGTACCACGCCCATGCCAATCCGTCCTTTGCGCTGGTGCTGCGACTGTTGCTCTTGGCTCCGCCCACCCACCCAGAGGTCCACTGCAGCCTCGGCCGCTGCCTGCACGCCCTCATCACGTGCCTCGGCCCCGACCTGCAAG GGGAGGGGCCCGCTGTGACCGCGTTACGCTCCAGTTGTATGGTGGCCTGTGGCGCCATGCGGGCCACGCCCCACTGCCTGGTTCAGGCCTCCGCCATTTCCTGCCTGCAGCAGCTACACATGTTCTGCCCGCAACATGTTCACCTGGCCAGCCTCGTCCCTGCACTCtgt gCAAACCTGTGCAGCTCCCATCTGTGTTTGCGGCGGGCGGTGGTGGCGTGTCTGAGGCAGCTGGTACAGCGGGGGGCGCGAGAGGTGTGTGAGCTGGCTGTGGCGCAGTTCAAGGAACTGCAGAGAcgagaacacacacaaatgg ATGTCACCATCAAAGAAGTGGGCCTGGAAGGAGCGCTCGTCTCTCTGCTGGACCAGGAGTCTGACCCAGGACTCCGGAGTGATATCCAGGAGACTTTGGTACACATGATTGCGTCCAGTGCCACCAGTGGTATGCTCCGACACTGGCTCAAACTCTGCAAGGATGTCCTGTCTGCGTCTACCG ATCGGGGCGCTACATTGGAGGCGGGTCAAGAAGACGATGACCCCGTCCAGGACGACGACTCGTCTGTCTTCAGAGCCCGGGCCGAGTCCGCCGGCCCTTTCAAGGCGCTACGCTGGTCCACGCGCTGCTTTGCGATGGAGTGCGTGTGTCGCATCATTGCACAGTGTCAGAAAGACGACCCGGCTCACTTTGACTTGGCCTTGGCTCAAGACGGATGCCTGAACACCTCCACCG ACTTTCTGGTCCTTCACCTCGGCGATCTGGTGCGCATGGCATTTATGGCGGCAACGGATCACAGTGACCAGCTGCGACTGGCGGGTCTGCACACACTCCTGGTCATCATTCGACAATTCTCAGCCATCGCAGAGCCCGAGTTTCCAGGTCATGCGATCCTGGAGCAGTACCAGGCCAAC GTCGGAGCTGCTCTGAGACCAACGTTCAGTGCCGACGCGCCTCCCGATGTCACAGCAAAGGCCTGTCAG GTCTGCAGCGCCTGGATAGCGAGCGGCGTGGTCAGCGACCACCGCGATCTCCGGCGCGTCCACGAGCTCCTGGCCAGCTCCTTGGCCAAGGTCCAGACAGGCAGGGACCTGTGCAGTCAACTTTACAATGAGGCTGCCGTTACCATGGAAACGCTGGCTGTTCTTAAGGCCTGGGCACAG GTTTACATTGTAGCCGTCCAGAGGAGTTCACAGGAGTCAGACCCAGATAGGACCGGTGGACCGGTTCTTGACTGCACCGAGTCCGAGTCTGGAGGGACGAGCCTGCTGGCGCTGGTCCACGCCGATCTATCCAAGCTGAGCCGCCTGTGGCTGGCGGCTCTGCAGGACTGCAGCACGTTGCTGCTCCCGCAGGAACAGACTTCCCAAGTACCTGACCCAG GAGGTTCCTTCTACACCGCAGAGACGGCCAACCAGACCGTCACCCACTTCTCGTCGTCCTGGGCTCCCATCTTGCATGCCACCTCGCTGTGGCTCCACGGCACAG GTTTTGTCGTGTCCGACGATGCCCCTGCCAACCTGTCCAGACCGGTCACACCCACCTCCATGGGCCGCAGTGGCTCTGTGTGCGGGGCCAAGAGTCCAGAAGACATCAACGTGGAGCGACTCCACCTAATTCTTG GCCTCAGCGTGCACTTCCTGTGCTCTCCTCACTCCGAGGAACAGATGGagaacatcacttcctgtttgcaagcGCTGCAGGCGCTGCTGGACGTCCCGTGGACGCGTGCCAAGATAGCAAGTGACCAG GTGCTGAGTGTAGAACTGCTCAGCGTGCTCCACAGACTGATGGTCACCAGAGAGGCGGCGTCCATCCAGGCGTTGATGTTGGACTTGCTGAGTCAGATAGTGACGTCCACCCAGGAGCACATCAGAGAAAAACGGCACAGTGCTGAAG TGGACGATGGCGCATCCGAGAAGGAGACCTTGCCAGAATTTGGTGAGGGACGGGACACCGGGGGCCTGATACCCGGACGCTCGCTGGTTTTTGGAGCTCTGGAGATCTGCCTGTGCGTGCTGGTCCGCAAACTTCCCAAACTCAGTCCTAAACTGTCTGGAACCAGACCAACCG GTCCAGGGGGGACCCTGTGGGGTCTGAACAACAGCGATTGTCACCTCGTGGCTTCTGCTTTGTGTGTCCTGTCTCAGCTGCCGTCCATCTGCTCACCACAAG GAAGTGTGTCCATCCTGCCGACAATTCTCTACCTGCTCCTCGGAGTTCTCCGAGAGTCGGCGCTCCAACCCAGCACACGCACCG AACCACACACATGTCCTCTACCGGAGAACCTGGAAGTGGGCTCAAAAGGCGGGGCAGCCAAAGGGCCCGGGGGGGTGATCCACGCAGTTCTGCAAGCACTGAAGGTAGTGTTGACATCATCGATGAGTCGCCAGGAGAAAAGCGGGGGAGCGTGGGAGATGATGCTGCGCTCTGCTCTCGGCACGCTACTGGACCTGTGGGACGCGG GGCCCATTGGTGTGGATCCCGTCATCCTCCTCACAGCACTGACCGTCTTCCTCGTGTCTGCCGGTCCAAATGTTTGTTTGGTGCAGCCGCTGCACACACTCAGTCTGCAACGCTTCTCCACCAGCATGGACGCCAAGGACCCACGG GAGGCCACTCGATGCTTTCAGTTGCTGGCTCTGCTCTTTCGAGCCCACCAGGAGGTTTCTGTCCCCTACATTCGGGCCCTCGGACCGCCACTGCTTCGATTCCTTCAG AAGGTGGAGCGGTGTCGTCCTCAGTGCCCAGAAGATCTGCAGGTGGTTCTGGAGGGCGTCAGAGCCATGGAGGTTTTGGTGCAGGCCGCTGCAGAGTCCCAGC GTTCCTCATTGGTGGCGATCTTGTTCCCTCTGCTCATCTCCTTCCTGCTGGACGAGAATGCTCTGTCTTCTGCTCCTGCAGCGTCTCGCTCTCTCCATGAGGCGGCGCTCAAGGACCTCATGCGCCTGGGTCCCCAGCACTTGGACGTCTTCAG GTCTCTCATCACAACTTGTCCTCACTTCAAGTCTCGCCTGGAAGCTGCCCTCAAAGGAACCCAGGAGAGCGCTGTGAATGCTAAAGGTAGCAGCGCTAACTCTACCTCCCGCAGGGCAGCAAAGTCCTCTCCCAGCATCACGCTCAAAACCAACTTCCTGTAA